ACTGACTGACGTGTGGAGTACTGACTGCGTGATTGACGGACGTGTGGAGTACTGATGTACTGACTGACAAGTGGAGTACTGACGGACTGACTGACGTGTGGAGTACTGACGGACTGACTGACGTGTGGAGCACTGACGGACTGACTGACGTGTGGAGCACTGACGGACTGACTGACGTGTGGAGCACTGACGGACTGACTGACGTGTGGAGCACTGACGGACTGACTGACGTGTGGAGCACTGACGGACTGACTGACGTGTGGAGCACTGACGGACTCATTAACAAAGAATCAAGCAATCATGATGAAGGAGCTTCCTGAAGTTCTCAGGGACAATCTGTTAAACATCACGCAAATTAAAAAAGCAGAGCTGGAGTAAAGACCTTCGACATACCTGGTTCCATAACATGCAGATGGAAAGGTCATGGAACAACAACTGCTCATCCCTGGGCAGGTGAACCTCCTGAGATGTCTCACCATGCTCTCTGCTTTCATTAATGACAATGTTTAATCCGTTCCTCAAGCTCACACTAAACTCCTCCACTGAAACAcaagcacagagagagacttgtgaaatcatctacatcatctgtGCAGCAGTCCTGGGGCTTTACACACCATCCCATGGAACACGTTGGAGAAGAGAAGGATGTAAAGATCTCCACATGGAAGAAATGTTCTAGCAGAATATTCTCATCATCACCTTCTGTGGGATCTCGAATTGTTTGCTGAATCTGATCACATGTTTTGGCTTCTTAAAGTTgtaaaaaaccaaaacaaacaaaaataaaacaaattagaaaacttTTTAAAGCTATAAAGTGAAAGTTTAAATGTTAAGATTAGAGctgtagtgtgttagagagagaaaacatcAGTAGAGATCTGTTTAAGGTCATGGTTTTGTTGTTCCAGGTGGTTTGATGTGAGAGTTGTTGCACCATGAGAAGGAAACTCGGACGCTCCTGTTCATCTGTCACTCAAAACTCACAGCTGGATTCACATCACAACAGCTGAGTGATCCTTATTTTCCcactgcgctctctctctctctctctctctctctctctctctctctctctctctctctctctctctctctctcttctctctctctcttctctctctctctctctctcacccccccctctctcactcccccccccccccctgtctctctccctctctctccctctctctctctctctctctctgactgatgTCGGGGGCAGACCTGCTGTCCCGTGTGAGCTCCATGttccacagagagagaacagactGGGAGCTCAGTGACTCTGCCGCCTTTGACTTCTCTGAGGACTTGGTGGAGGACGAGATGCCCAGGTTTAATAAGTTGAAGGTGGTCGTGTCGGCCGAGATGGACGAGTACACCGGGTCGTCTCCGAACGGAGCTGCTGTCAGCACCTTCATCAGAAGTGGAGAGGATGATGACGACGACTCGCTGCTCGGCTCCACCTCCGGGCTGGGGGCGGAGCCGTGCAATAACTGTGCTACGAGGAAGGAGGACGTCAAGCGGCGCAAAGTGATGAAGAAGCTGGTGATGGCAGCTGTGCTGTACTTCCTGTTCATGATCGGAGAACTCgtaggtaaaaaaacaaaaaaggacgccgttaaagaaaaaaacataaacaataataagacctctcactctgtgtgtgggtgtgtctgtgggtgtgtctgtgggtgtgtctgtgggtgtgtctgtgggtgtgtctgtgggtgtgtctgtgtgtctgtgtctgtgggtgtgtctgtgggtgtgtctgtgggtgtgtctgtgggtgtgtgtgtctgtgtctgtgggtgtgtctgtctgtgtgtgtgtgtctgtgtccgtgggtgtgtctgtgtgtgtgtgtgtgtgtgtgttttctccagGTGGCTACATGGCGAACAGTTTAGCCATCATGACTGATGCATTACACATGCTGACTGATCTGGTGGGGATCGTGGTGTCTTTACTGGCTCTGTGGCTCTCAGCCaaaccaccaacacacactttcaaCTTTGGCCTGCACAGactgggtacacacacacacacacacacacacacatacacacacacacacacacatacacatacctcCATTCCACTCCTCAGTACTGTTTCTCTGTATGAAAgtgtaacatgtgtgtgtgtgtgtgtgtgtgtgtgtgtgtgtagaggtgatGTCTGCAGGAATCAGTGTGTTGTTGATCTACATCCTGACTGGAGTGCTGCTGAATGAAGCGGTACAGAGAACAATCCATCCAGATTTCACTATTGATGGAGACATCATGCTCATCACGGCTGCCGTGGGCGTGGCAGTCAACCTCATGTGTGTATCACTTACTGATTGTGTCATGGATTATTATTACTGTCATTATCACTGCGCtaaatttggtgtgtgtgtgtgattgtagaaTGGGGTTTCTCCTCAACCAGTCAGGTCACCTCCACTCCCACTCCCACTCTCATTCTCACTCCCACTCGCAGAGGCGGGGCCATGGACAGGGGCAGAGTCAGCACTCTCACGGCAGCTTAGCGGTGCGAGCTGCATTTATTCACGCACTGGGGGACCTGGTACAGAGTGTCGGCGTTCTGATCGCCGCATATATCGTCAGGTttaaggtacac
Above is a window of Tachysurus vachellii isolate PV-2020 chromosome 9, HZAU_Pvac_v1, whole genome shotgun sequence DNA encoding:
- the slc30a4 gene encoding zinc transporter 4 — translated: MSGADLLSRVSSMFHRERTDWELSDSAAFDFSEDLVEDEMPRFNKLKVVVSAEMDEYTGSSPNGAAVSTFIRSGEDDDDDSLLGSTSGLGAEPCNNCATRKEDVKRRKVMKKLVMAAVLYFLFMIGELVGGYMANSLAIMTDALHMLTDLVGIVVSLLALWLSAKPPTHTFNFGLHRLEVMSAGISVLLIYILTGVLLNEAVQRTIHPDFTIDGDIMLITAAVGVAVNLIMGFLLNQSGHLHSHSHSHSHSHSQRRGHGQGQSQHSHGSLAVRAAFIHALGDLVQSVGVLIAAYIVRFKPEYKLADPVCTYIFSVLVLFTTLHIIRDTGLILLEGVPRHLKTSVMREDLLKLDGVESVEDLKVWALTADRTVALAHLQLAPGSRGNWEEVQSKARHLLMMSHGVSHCTVQMESHTQRGTHSCSNCVLTSA